In the genome of Cronobacter malonaticus LMG 23826, one region contains:
- a CDS encoding SMI1/KNR4 family protein — protein sequence MGNKFHNCEVSINNADIERLEAQVAYKFPDSFVNHYLKYNGGVPEKSWWDSEDEFEPIEIAAFKAIKTAASDGKDASSTINGCYNLMISRQVIPNSLIPFGNDWGGNFFCINKNDDSVVFYAVDAFDDELSLEDNHNNLQRKLAPTFEEFITSLRSENELE from the coding sequence ATGGGTAATAAGTTTCATAATTGCGAAGTCAGCATTAACAATGCTGATATCGAAAGATTAGAGGCTCAGGTTGCATATAAGTTTCCTGATAGTTTTGTCAATCATTATCTGAAATATAATGGTGGAGTTCCTGAAAAAAGCTGGTGGGATAGTGAGGATGAGTTTGAGCCTATAGAAATAGCGGCTTTTAAAGCTATTAAAACTGCTGCATCCGACGGCAAAGATGCCTCATCAACTATAAACGGATGCTATAACTTAATGATCTCCCGGCAGGTTATACCTAACAGTCTTATTCCTTTTGGTAATGACTGGGGAGGGAACTTTTTTTGTATAAATAAAAATGATGATAGTGTGGTTTTCTATGCCGTTGACGCTTTCGATGATGAGTTATCATTGGAAGATAATCATAATAATTTACAGAGAAAGCTTGCACCTACATTTGAGGAGTTTATTACTTCCTTGCGATCAGAAAATGAATTAGAATAA
- a CDS encoding SMI1/KNR4 family protein, which translates to MNKHAESINKIELERSIKFPPLYKKFLANEVKDSDTYEIANKDNGTIYLYSYKDLVERNEVYDIQSVEPYYLLIGQDGDLGYFIYVESGKESDVIFSIDLGALGSLEMTEEAKDIYSLSA; encoded by the coding sequence ATGAACAAACATGCTGAAAGTATTAACAAAATTGAACTTGAGCGGAGTATTAAATTCCCTCCTTTATATAAAAAATTTCTCGCAAATGAAGTGAAAGATAGTGATACGTATGAGATAGCTAACAAGGATAACGGAACAATATATTTATATAGCTATAAAGATCTTGTCGAAAGAAATGAAGTATATGATATTCAAAGTGTTGAGCCTTATTATTTATTAATCGGGCAGGATGGCGACTTAGGATACTTTATCTATGTTGAAAGTGGAAAAGAAAGCGATGTCATATTTAGTATTGATTTGGGAGCACTAGGTAGCTTAGAGATGACTGAGGAAGCGAAAGATATATATTCATTAAGTGCTTGA
- a CDS encoding RHS repeat domain-containing protein, translating into MLGFLSMICQLRYPTLRLSGYLTHLRYDRLTTLVNPNRERWRFEYDAASCLTEYRHDAAGQVTKAVELQKEERFFWDAAGNRTGEHRNLPPS; encoded by the coding sequence ATGCTCGGCTTTTTAAGTATGATTTGCCAGCTTAGATATCCAACACTGCGACTTAGCGGGTATCTGACGCACCTGCGCTACGACCGCCTGACGACGCTGGTGAACCCGAACCGCGAGCGCTGGCGGTTTGAGTATGATGCCGCAAGCTGCCTGACGGAATACCGCCACGATGCCGCAGGCCAGGTGACAAAAGCCGTTGAGCTGCAGAAGGAAGAGCGCTTCTTCTGGGATGCGGCAGGCAACCGCACCGGGGAGCACCGCAACCTCCCACCATCATAG
- a CDS encoding SMI1/KNR4 family protein, translated as MVELVDPERKISNIEWTEFAKSFPVALPESFKAHYLRINGGYLAEEDVEAGRWGMPVGGFNPIKYGALPIETLINDIFSISPAESEYGPWHEKEFIPFAYDNGGNPFFLSLKATDYGHIYLYAQDGDALFEVAESFDDFIKALYRL; from the coding sequence ATGGTTGAACTGGTCGATCCCGAAAGAAAGATAAGTAACATTGAGTGGACAGAATTTGCAAAAAGCTTTCCTGTAGCACTGCCGGAATCCTTCAAAGCGCACTACTTAAGAATAAACGGCGGTTACTTAGCTGAGGAAGACGTTGAGGCAGGCCGGTGGGGAATGCCGGTAGGTGGTTTTAACCCGATCAAGTATGGGGCGCTTCCCATTGAAACACTCATTAATGACATATTCAGCATTTCGCCTGCTGAGAGCGAATATGGCCCCTGGCATGAAAAGGAATTTATTCCGTTCGCTTACGATAATGGCGGGAATCCTTTTTTCCTTTCATTAAAAGCAACCGATTACGGTCATATCTATCTCTATGCGCAAGATGGCGATGCCCTCTTTGAGGTTGCAGAGTCATTTGATGATTTTATAAAGGCATTATACCGGCTATAA
- a CDS encoding DcrB-related protein produces MNLFPVSDSNESELTFVVSRASANADDKVHAVAARIVREMETSLPEFRLESTEMTVIDGEPAVDMFYQYMEDNTPVFQRQTVILINDAQEGKKMVSYIGTCIGEFLDSHHWQYQEIMQSIKFHRQRKSA; encoded by the coding sequence ATGAATTTATTCCCCGTTAGTGACAGTAACGAAAGTGAATTAACCTTTGTCGTTTCCCGAGCCTCTGCCAATGCGGATGATAAGGTCCATGCCGTCGCCGCCCGCATCGTCAGAGAAATGGAAACCTCCCTGCCCGAATTCCGTCTGGAATCCACGGAGATGACCGTGATCGACGGCGAACCGGCGGTCGATATGTTTTATCAGTATATGGAAGACAATACGCCGGTGTTTCAGCGCCAGACAGTGATTCTGATAAACGATGCGCAGGAAGGCAAAAAGATGGTGAGCTACATCGGCACCTGCATCGGTGAATTTCTGGATTCACACCACTGGCAGTATCAGGAAATTATGCAGAGCATCAAGTTTCACCGTCAGCGGAAAAGCGCCTGA